A genomic region of Methanobacterium sp. SMA-27 contains the following coding sequences:
- a CDS encoding MFS transporter, translating into MLSIEKSCKPENSISNRTIALIVATLASFFTPFMASAVNIAIPAIGSQFAADVILLSWIPTVYLLAAAVFAVPFGRIADIYGMKKIFTYGVIIFTISSLLCAIAPSILSLIMFRVLQGVGSAMIFVTGLAIITSAYPPRERGKAIGINIASVYIGLSLGPVLGGILTQYFGWRSIFIAVIPLGLLVLALTVFKLKGEWAECIGEKFDIKGSIIYSIALVILIYGFSILPGELGIILVILGVIGIITFALFELRVKNPVFEVRLFKNVTFGFSSLAALINYSATFAVVFLLSLYLQYIKGLDPQMAGIILVAQPIVMAITSPVAGRLSDKFSPGLIATIGMTITAISLLSLTFLTANTSFEFIITVLLVLGFGLGMFSSPNTNAIMGSVEKKFYGIASATVGTMRLIGQMLSMGIALLVFSVFIGNVMIEPSNYPALLTSINTVFLICTILCFIGIFASFARR; encoded by the coding sequence ATGTTGAGTATCGAAAAATCTTGTAAACCAGAAAATAGTATTAGTAACAGAACAATAGCATTGATTGTGGCTACATTAGCCTCATTTTTCACACCTTTCATGGCCTCAGCAGTAAACATAGCCATCCCAGCAATTGGTTCACAGTTTGCAGCAGATGTTATTTTATTAAGCTGGATACCAACAGTTTATCTGTTAGCTGCAGCTGTTTTTGCTGTTCCATTTGGTAGGATTGCTGATATATATGGGATGAAAAAAATCTTCACCTATGGTGTAATAATTTTCACTATATCTTCATTGTTATGTGCCATTGCACCATCCATACTTTCACTCATTATGTTCCGGGTTTTACAGGGAGTAGGGTCTGCAATGATATTTGTGACGGGTCTTGCCATTATTACATCTGCCTATCCGCCTAGAGAAAGGGGAAAAGCCATAGGAATAAATATAGCAAGTGTTTATATTGGGCTTTCATTAGGCCCTGTATTGGGTGGAATATTAACACAATACTTTGGATGGAGAAGCATTTTCATTGCCGTAATACCGCTGGGATTACTGGTACTTGCACTCACTGTTTTCAAGTTGAAAGGTGAATGGGCAGAATGTATAGGTGAGAAATTTGATATAAAAGGGTCTATTATCTACAGTATAGCCCTTGTAATTCTGATTTATGGATTTTCAATACTTCCAGGTGAACTTGGAATAATACTCGTAATTTTAGGTGTTATTGGTATAATTACATTTGCTCTATTTGAATTAAGGGTTAAAAATCCTGTATTTGAGGTAAGACTCTTTAAAAATGTAACCTTTGGATTTTCAAGTTTAGCTGCGCTAATAAATTACAGTGCAACCTTTGCTGTGGTTTTCCTTTTAAGTCTTTACCTGCAGTACATTAAGGGTCTGGATCCTCAGATGGCAGGAATTATCCTTGTTGCACAGCCGATTGTCATGGCAATTACATCACCGGTAGCAGGTAGATTGTCGGATAAATTTTCACCAGGGTTAATTGCAACAATTGGAATGACAATTACAGCCATCAGCCTCTTAAGTTTAACATTCCTAACAGCAAACACAAGCTTTGAGTTTATTATAACAGTTTTATTAGTTCTTGGATTTGGACTGGGTATGTTTTCATCACCAAATACAAATGCAATCATGGGATCTGTTGAAAAAAAGTTTTATGGTATTGCATCAGCCACAGTTGGTACAATGCGTTTGATAGGACAAATGTTGAGTATGGGAATAGCTTTACTGGTATTTTCAGTGTTTATTGGTAATGTTATGATTGAACCAAGTAATTATCCTGCACTTTTAACCAGTATAAATACTGTATTTTTAATCTGCACTATTCTATGTTTTATTGGTATATTTGCATCATTTGCCAGAAGATAA